The proteins below are encoded in one region of Bremerella sp. P1:
- a CDS encoding DUF1559 domain-containing protein: protein MKNLQRPRGFTLVELLVVIAIIGVLIALLLPAVQQAREAARRMTCSNNFKQLGIALHNYHDTFGTLPPGIVTSNQICWLTQILPQIEQNALFDQIGAVGGFDEPWEDVPAMVSTGSTPLAKTIIEGYICPSDTGDGINQRLGTSPNRFGKSNYIGVYTAYYNPTNATATNGSGGSDRNATFFDNSSTEFSDITDGLSNTIIVAERAERKGSGPTGSLWIGYHNDFGGSISGGISQFQVRLRMERSSNDTDYNINGNSNYNPSSNHPGGAQFLRGDASVVFLPETINLRTQAALGTIDGGEVIGEY from the coding sequence ATGAAAAATCTCCAGAGGCCGCGCGGCTTCACCCTCGTCGAATTGTTGGTTGTGATTGCTATTATTGGCGTCTTGATTGCTCTTTTGTTGCCAGCTGTCCAACAGGCCCGCGAAGCAGCTCGCCGAATGACGTGCAGTAACAACTTCAAGCAGCTTGGCATTGCCCTGCACAACTATCACGATACCTTCGGCACACTTCCGCCGGGCATCGTGACCAGCAACCAGATTTGCTGGCTGACCCAAATCCTACCGCAAATTGAACAGAACGCACTTTTCGACCAAATCGGGGCGGTGGGTGGCTTTGACGAGCCTTGGGAAGATGTCCCAGCCATGGTAAGCACTGGCAGCACGCCGCTGGCCAAGACCATCATCGAAGGCTATATCTGCCCTTCCGATACAGGCGACGGTATCAACCAGCGTCTGGGGACTTCGCCTAATCGGTTCGGCAAATCGAACTACATCGGTGTCTACACGGCCTACTACAACCCAACCAACGCGACCGCGACCAACGGTAGCGGGGGCAGTGACCGAAATGCGACTTTCTTCGACAACTCGTCGACCGAGTTCAGCGACATTACCGATGGCCTGAGCAACACGATCATCGTCGCCGAACGTGCTGAGAGAAAGGGTTCCGGCCCAACCGGCTCGCTGTGGATTGGTTACCACAATGACTTTGGTGGTTCGATCTCGGGCGGTATCTCGCAGTTCCAAGTCCGTTTGCGAATGGAACGATCGTCGAACGATACCGACTACAACATCAACGGCAACAGCAACTACAACCCCAGTAGCAATCACCCCGGTGGGGCTCAGTTCCTCCGCGGCGATGCCAGTGTCGTCTTCCTGCCGGAAACCATCAATCTGCGTACCCAGGCAGCTCTGGGAACGATTGATGGCGGCGAAGTGATTGGCGAGTACTAA
- a CDS encoding carboxypeptidase regulatory-like domain-containing protein, whose amino-acid sequence MAAIALIGLVGCGSGSGVVPVSGTVTLDGEPLAGALVSFYPQEEGKRFSTGTTDASGHYELVYTNDQKGAATGKHTVKITTATVQGEGGPARAPKEKLPAKYNDASELTVDITSSSSSTNFDLQSK is encoded by the coding sequence ATGGCCGCGATCGCATTGATCGGGCTGGTTGGTTGCGGCTCCGGGTCAGGCGTCGTTCCTGTCTCCGGCACGGTGACGCTGGATGGAGAACCGTTGGCCGGCGCCTTGGTTTCTTTCTATCCGCAAGAAGAAGGAAAGCGATTCTCGACCGGCACGACCGATGCCAGCGGCCATTACGAATTGGTCTACACCAACGACCAAAAAGGGGCGGCCACCGGCAAACACACCGTAAAAATCACCACGGCTACCGTTCAAGGTGAAGGTGGACCCGCTAGGGCTCCCAAAGAAAAGCTGCCTGCGAAGTACAACGACGCGTCCGAATTGACCGTCGACATAACCTCCAGCTCAAGCAGCACCAACTTCGACCTGCAATCGAAGTAG
- a CDS encoding DUF1559 domain-containing protein — protein MVRAAQSRSPQPGFTLVELLVVIAIIGVLIALLLPAVQQAREAARRMSCSNKMRQVGIALHNYHDTYGKLPPGRVTTNQISWQVQILPQLEQNSLFEAIATVGAFNQPWEDVAAMTNTGTPPLAKTVVDAYLCPSDTGDGINERLGTSPNQFGKSNYVGVFSAYHNPTDPTATNNAGGTDRNATFYDNSKVRFADITDGLSNTVIVAERRTGRSSGPAGSLWVGNHYDFGGAITVYEFQIRLRMERASNDTDYNINGNSVYNPSSNHPGGAQFLNGDASVVFLPETINLRTQAALGTIDGGEVIPEY, from the coding sequence ATGGTCCGTGCTGCGCAGTCCCGTTCGCCCCAACCTGGTTTCACCCTCGTGGAACTGCTGGTGGTAATTGCCATCATTGGCGTTTTGATTGCGTTACTTCTCCCTGCCGTTCAGCAAGCTCGCGAAGCGGCTCGTCGAATGTCCTGTAGCAACAAGATGCGTCAAGTCGGCATTGCACTTCACAACTATCACGACACCTACGGAAAACTGCCTCCGGGACGCGTGACGACCAACCAGATCAGCTGGCAGGTTCAGATTCTTCCGCAGTTGGAGCAAAACTCGCTGTTCGAAGCGATTGCCACCGTCGGAGCATTCAATCAGCCTTGGGAAGACGTCGCCGCGATGACTAATACCGGCACACCTCCGCTGGCAAAAACGGTTGTCGATGCCTACCTTTGCCCCTCGGACACCGGTGACGGCATCAACGAGCGACTGGGCACCTCGCCCAACCAATTCGGCAAGTCGAACTACGTGGGTGTCTTCTCCGCATATCACAATCCGACCGATCCGACCGCCACCAACAATGCCGGTGGTACCGATCGCAACGCGACCTTCTACGACAACTCGAAGGTCAGGTTTGCGGACATTACCGACGGCTTGAGCAACACGGTGATCGTTGCTGAACGCCGCACCGGTCGATCGTCCGGCCCGGCTGGCTCGCTGTGGGTTGGCAACCACTATGACTTTGGTGGTGCGATCACCGTGTACGAATTTCAGATTCGTCTGCGAATGGAACGTGCTTCCAACGACACCGACTACAACATCAACGGTAACTCGGTCTACAACCCCAGCAGCAACCACCCAGGCGGTGCTCAGTTCCTAAACGGCGACGCCAGTGTGGTCTTCCTGCCAGAGACCATCAACCTGCGTACCCAGGCCGCTTTGGGTACGATCGACGGTGGTGAAGTGATTCCCGAATATTAA
- a CDS encoding alkene reductase translates to MSQYDSPLFQSYDLRGLTLSNRITMAPLTRARAGKDRIANQLMAEYYRQRASAGLIITEATTISPQANGWVQSPGIYTGEMVDGWKQVTGAVHEEGGKIFMQLWHTGRASHSSFHGGEPAVAPSAIMIDDGELQHTPNGKEPREVPRALETDEIPGIVSDYAKAAAGAKEAGFDGVEIHSANGYLLDTFLQSKTNHRNDQYGGSIENRYRILDEVVQAISQVWPQERIGLRLAPNGAFNGMGSPDYREQFTYVAQQLNQYQLAYLHVMDGTGFGFHGLGEPMTLSEFRKVFDGPLMGNVGYTRESGEQTIERGDADLIAYGRPFISNPDLVQRFAEEAPLNPEADMSTWYSPTGAEGYIDFPTLDAV, encoded by the coding sequence ATGAGCCAATATGATTCGCCACTCTTTCAGTCTTACGACTTACGAGGACTGACCCTTAGCAACCGAATTACCATGGCTCCACTTACCCGGGCACGGGCAGGCAAGGATCGGATTGCCAACCAGTTGATGGCCGAGTACTACCGGCAACGGGCTTCCGCCGGGCTGATCATCACCGAAGCAACGACGATCTCGCCTCAGGCCAACGGCTGGGTTCAGTCCCCAGGGATCTACACCGGCGAAATGGTCGATGGTTGGAAGCAGGTCACCGGCGCCGTCCATGAAGAAGGTGGCAAGATCTTTATGCAGCTTTGGCATACCGGTCGAGCTTCGCATAGTAGCTTCCATGGCGGCGAGCCAGCCGTCGCTCCGTCGGCGATCATGATCGACGATGGCGAATTGCAGCACACTCCCAACGGGAAGGAACCCCGTGAAGTTCCGCGAGCCTTGGAGACGGACGAAATTCCGGGCATCGTCTCCGACTACGCCAAAGCTGCGGCAGGCGCGAAAGAGGCAGGCTTCGATGGGGTCGAAATCCATTCGGCAAATGGCTATCTCTTGGATACCTTCTTGCAGTCGAAGACCAATCACCGCAACGATCAGTATGGCGGAAGCATCGAGAATCGATACCGCATCCTCGACGAAGTCGTTCAAGCGATCAGCCAGGTTTGGCCGCAAGAAAGAATTGGTCTGCGGCTGGCACCCAACGGAGCGTTCAACGGGATGGGGTCGCCTGATTACCGCGAGCAGTTCACGTACGTCGCCCAGCAATTGAACCAATATCAATTGGCTTATTTGCATGTGATGGATGGGACGGGCTTTGGGTTCCACGGATTGGGTGAACCCATGACGCTTTCTGAGTTCCGCAAAGTGTTTGACGGACCATTGATGGGGAACGTGGGTTATACACGCGAGTCTGGTGAGCAGACGATTGAACGAGGTGACGCTGACTTGATCGCCTACGGTCGCCCCTTCATCAGCAATCCCGATCTGGTCCAGCGATTCGCCGAAGAGGCCCCGCTCAACCCGGAAGCGGATATGAGCACCTGGTATTCGCCGACGGGAGCAGAAGGGTACATCGACTTCCCTACGCTCGACGCGGTTTAG
- a CDS encoding arylsulfatase: MNLHRSLPTTLSLLLLASVTQAADKPNILVIWGDDIGTWNVSYISRGMMGYQTPNIDRIAKEGLYFTDYYGQQSCTAGRAAFMGGTVPVRTGMTKVGLPGAKEGWQKTDCTIATIMKSQGYGTAQFGKNHFGDRDEHLPTMHGFDEFFGNLYHLNAEEEPENRDYPADLVLPSGKTFLETYGPRGVLKCKVNADGTQSIENTGPLTKKRMETIDEETLGAAKDYIKRQAKDDKPFFCWWNATRMHFRTHVKEEHTGISGKSGDEYHDGMVEHDMHVGQLLDLLDELKIADNTIVFYSTDNGPHYNTWPDAGTTPFRSEKNSNWEGAYRVPAFVRWPGKIPAGEVRNGIVAHEDWMPTFAAAAGAPDIKEKLMEGVELNGRKYRNHPDGYNMLDYFMGKTKDSPRKEFIYVNDDGAIVALRLGDWKGVFLENRGKQFGVWMEPFTELRVPAIFNLRRDPFEKAQHNANTYYDWLLDRAYVLVPMQGVAGNFLKSMADYPPSQTPGSFNLEKVQKQIEDAARGR, from the coding sequence ATGAATCTGCATCGCTCTCTGCCTACGACGTTAAGCTTACTGTTGTTAGCGAGCGTTACCCAAGCCGCCGACAAGCCCAACATCCTGGTGATCTGGGGTGACGACATTGGCACCTGGAATGTTAGCTATATCAGCCGCGGCATGATGGGTTATCAAACACCCAACATTGATCGCATTGCCAAGGAAGGCCTCTACTTCACCGACTACTACGGACAGCAAAGCTGCACCGCTGGTCGTGCGGCCTTCATGGGCGGAACCGTGCCGGTACGTACCGGGATGACCAAGGTCGGTTTGCCGGGTGCCAAAGAAGGCTGGCAAAAGACCGACTGTACGATTGCCACCATCATGAAGAGCCAAGGCTACGGTACGGCTCAGTTCGGCAAGAACCACTTTGGTGATCGCGATGAACACTTGCCAACCATGCATGGCTTCGACGAGTTCTTCGGCAACCTGTATCACTTGAATGCTGAAGAAGAACCGGAAAACCGTGACTACCCGGCAGACCTCGTTCTGCCAAGTGGCAAGACCTTCCTGGAAACGTACGGTCCACGCGGCGTCCTGAAGTGCAAGGTGAACGCGGACGGAACACAGTCAATCGAGAACACGGGTCCGCTCACCAAGAAGCGGATGGAAACGATCGACGAAGAAACGCTGGGTGCCGCCAAGGACTACATCAAGCGTCAAGCTAAGGACGACAAGCCATTCTTCTGCTGGTGGAATGCTACGCGCATGCACTTCCGCACGCATGTCAAAGAAGAGCACACCGGCATCTCTGGCAAGAGCGGCGATGAGTACCACGACGGCATGGTCGAGCACGACATGCACGTTGGCCAGCTCTTGGATCTGCTGGATGAACTCAAGATCGCCGACAACACAATCGTCTTCTACTCGACCGACAATGGCCCTCACTACAACACCTGGCCCGATGCCGGCACGACCCCATTCCGTAGCGAAAAGAACTCGAACTGGGAAGGTGCTTACCGCGTCCCAGCATTCGTCCGATGGCCCGGCAAAATTCCCGCTGGCGAAGTCCGCAACGGGATCGTGGCTCACGAAGACTGGATGCCTACATTTGCTGCCGCTGCAGGTGCACCCGACATCAAAGAGAAGTTGATGGAAGGGGTCGAGCTAAATGGCCGAAAGTACCGCAATCATCCCGACGGTTACAACATGCTCGACTACTTCATGGGCAAGACCAAGGACTCGCCGCGTAAAGAGTTCATCTACGTGAACGACGACGGGGCGATTGTCGCGCTGCGGCTAGGCGACTGGAAAGGTGTCTTTCTCGAGAATCGCGGCAAACAGTTTGGCGTGTGGATGGAACCGTTCACCGAATTGCGTGTGCCTGCCATCTTCAATCTGCGTCGCGACCCATTCGAGAAGGCGCAGCACAATGCCAACACGTATTACGACTGGCTGCTTGATCGAGCTTACGTGCTCGTTCCGATGCAAGGCGTGGCCGGAAACTTCCTGAAGTCGATGGCCGACTACCCGCCGAGCCAGACTCCAGGTTCCTTCAACCTCGAAAAGGTGCAGAAACAGATCGAAGACGCGGCCCGCGGTCGTTAA
- a CDS encoding HAD family hydrolase, whose product MKWLSLFLIALVPSLSLAQDDPLPSWNDGPAKQSILDFVTKVTTEGSDDFVPKYDRIAVFDNDGTLWCEAPFPIQIDYVLSELKRRSAENPKLADNEMVKAALKGDFAKLLAGKHHDGLMEILAITHSGMTTDQYDQDVRNWIKTFKDKRFGYNLPGMTYQPMQELLKYLRANGFQTFIVSGGGADFMRVFSHRVYGIPPNQVVGSNSLTKFEMIDGKPTLTKTMEQTFVDDKAGKPVGIWQFIGRKPIACFGNSDGDQAMLEYTTIDNKHPSFGLIVHHTDAKREYAYDKHPPASGTLITALEAAPKYGWTVVSMKDDWKTIFVGDK is encoded by the coding sequence ATGAAGTGGCTTTCGCTATTCTTAATCGCGCTTGTTCCCTCCCTGTCCCTGGCACAGGACGACCCGCTCCCATCGTGGAACGACGGCCCAGCCAAGCAGTCGATCCTAGACTTCGTGACCAAAGTCACGACCGAAGGAAGCGACGACTTCGTTCCCAAATACGATCGGATTGCTGTCTTCGACAACGATGGCACGTTGTGGTGCGAAGCCCCCTTCCCAATCCAAATCGACTATGTTCTCAGCGAACTGAAGCGACGTTCTGCCGAAAACCCGAAGCTGGCCGATAACGAGATGGTGAAGGCCGCATTGAAAGGCGACTTCGCCAAACTTTTGGCCGGCAAGCATCATGACGGCCTGATGGAGATCCTTGCGATTACCCATTCTGGCATGACGACCGATCAGTACGACCAGGATGTTCGCAACTGGATCAAAACGTTCAAGGACAAACGGTTCGGCTACAACTTGCCAGGCATGACCTATCAACCGATGCAGGAACTTCTCAAGTATCTGCGGGCCAATGGGTTCCAGACGTTCATCGTCTCAGGCGGAGGGGCCGATTTCATGCGTGTCTTTTCACACCGCGTGTATGGCATTCCACCAAATCAAGTCGTTGGCTCCAACTCGTTGACAAAGTTTGAAATGATCGACGGCAAACCGACACTGACCAAGACAATGGAGCAGACTTTTGTCGACGACAAGGCCGGCAAGCCAGTGGGTATCTGGCAGTTTATAGGTCGCAAACCAATTGCGTGCTTTGGCAACTCCGACGGCGACCAGGCCATGCTGGAGTACACCACGATCGACAACAAGCACCCCAGCTTTGGCCTAATCGTCCATCACACCGATGCGAAGCGCGAGTACGCCTACGACAAGCACCCGCCAGCCAGCGGAACCCTTATCACGGCACTCGAAGCGGCCCCGAAGTACGGCTGGACCGTCGTCAGCATGAAGGATGACTGGAAGACCATCTTTGTCGGGGACAAATAA
- a CDS encoding PhoPQ-activated pathogenicity-related family protein: protein MTSLRLLPIIAALLLVTPALSIATAQEPAQALAAYVQKPDDSFAWKVRHQEKIGTCDVTELTLTSQTWKDIVWKHRLFVIMPAGVPEETDAVLVVAGGSWKDQYEQPPADGKLGLPKEASLLSIYAQQIGCPIAVLLNVPQQPIFDGKKEDAIIALTFLKYLETGESDWPLLLPMVKSATKAMDAVQAYASEQLNTKIDGFTVTGASKRGWTTWLVSAIDPRVHGLAPMVIDTLKMDAQLKHQQKSYGTLSQRIDEYTDLKLPQRLETEEGQNLRRIVDPYHYLPQIKQPKLIFLGTNDSFWTVDSLNLYWDEVEGDKYIVYVPNADHDLAKDWIRVFGGLRALRRHVDEQKPMPNLKWDYIAAGGDIPLKLTVSPGEKAAVVHLWTAQSATRDFRQAKWTSQILPRDQYGTATTKLNPPAEGYQASFAEVVYAHDKVPFYLSTTMRVLGAED from the coding sequence GTGACATCACTTCGCTTACTGCCGATTATCGCCGCGCTTCTACTAGTCACTCCGGCTCTCTCCATTGCTACTGCTCAAGAGCCCGCCCAGGCCTTGGCAGCCTATGTGCAGAAGCCAGACGACAGCTTTGCCTGGAAGGTCCGCCATCAGGAGAAGATCGGCACGTGCGATGTCACCGAACTGACGCTCACCTCGCAGACCTGGAAAGACATCGTGTGGAAGCATCGGCTGTTTGTCATCATGCCGGCCGGCGTGCCGGAAGAAACCGACGCTGTGCTCGTCGTCGCAGGCGGGTCATGGAAGGACCAGTACGAGCAACCACCAGCAGATGGCAAGTTGGGACTGCCGAAAGAAGCCTCGCTGCTTTCGATCTATGCCCAGCAGATCGGCTGTCCGATCGCGGTGCTCTTGAACGTCCCCCAGCAGCCGATCTTCGACGGTAAGAAGGAAGACGCCATCATCGCGCTGACATTCCTCAAATATCTGGAGACAGGCGAAAGCGATTGGCCGCTGTTGCTTCCCATGGTCAAAAGTGCCACCAAGGCCATGGATGCCGTTCAGGCCTACGCCAGCGAACAGCTGAACACAAAGATCGATGGCTTCACCGTTACAGGTGCCTCGAAGCGGGGTTGGACCACTTGGCTCGTTTCCGCGATCGACCCGCGTGTGCACGGCTTGGCCCCCATGGTGATCGATACGCTGAAGATGGATGCTCAGCTCAAGCATCAACAGAAGTCTTACGGCACGTTGTCGCAGCGTATCGACGAGTACACCGACCTGAAACTTCCTCAGCGACTTGAAACCGAAGAAGGCCAGAACCTCCGCCGCATCGTCGATCCGTACCATTACCTACCGCAGATCAAGCAGCCGAAACTCATCTTCCTGGGGACCAACGATTCCTTCTGGACGGTCGACTCGCTAAACCTCTATTGGGATGAGGTCGAAGGCGACAAGTACATCGTTTATGTGCCCAACGCCGACCACGACCTGGCCAAAGACTGGATCCGCGTCTTCGGCGGACTACGCGCACTGCGGCGGCATGTCGACGAACAGAAGCCAATGCCAAATCTCAAGTGGGACTACATCGCCGCCGGTGGTGATATCCCTTTGAAGCTGACCGTTTCGCCAGGAGAGAAAGCGGCCGTGGTTCACCTGTGGACGGCCCAGTCCGCTACACGTGACTTCCGCCAGGCCAAGTGGACCAGTCAGATTCTGCCGCGTGACCAGTACGGCACCGCCACCACCAAACTCAACCCGCCTGCCGAAGGCTACCAGGCATCGTTCGCCGAAGTCGTGTACGCCCACGACAAAGTGCCGTTCTACCTGAGCACGACGATGCGAGTGCTGGGCGCGGAAGACTAG
- a CDS encoding magnesium-dependent phosphatase-1, whose protein sequence is MSVPRLIVFDLDFTLWDCGGLWCDCLHPPFRMNGQRVEDRTGRHVRLYDDIHDILDHCDDHSISIGLASRTEQPSWARELLEHLEVTHRFAFAEIYPSSKLRHFAALKKSSGFAYEEMLFFDDEMRNIDEVSRLGVTSIYVRDGMTAELFYQSLDAFAEI, encoded by the coding sequence GTGTCTGTTCCTCGACTCATTGTGTTCGATCTTGACTTCACCCTCTGGGACTGTGGTGGGTTGTGGTGTGATTGTCTGCATCCCCCGTTTCGTATGAATGGGCAGCGGGTCGAAGATCGTACGGGCAGGCATGTGCGGCTCTACGATGACATCCACGACATCTTGGATCACTGCGACGATCACTCGATTTCGATCGGACTGGCTTCCCGGACTGAGCAGCCCAGTTGGGCGCGCGAACTTCTAGAGCACCTGGAGGTGACCCATCGTTTCGCCTTCGCCGAGATCTATCCGTCCTCGAAGCTGCGACACTTCGCCGCCCTAAAGAAATCCAGCGGCTTTGCCTACGAGGAGATGCTCTTCTTCGATGATGAGATGCGGAACATTGACGAGGTGAGCCGCCTGGGAGTGACCAGTATCTATGTGCGTGACGGCATGACAGCCGAGCTGTTTTACCAAAGTCTGGATGCATTTGCAGAAATATGA
- a CDS encoding carboxypeptidase-like regulatory domain-containing protein: MRKRYSNGMAVMIISALVSTMGCLGSGSDHGHVTGVVTINGSPVEGATVTFSPEGGGRSAIATTQADGSYELNYTPGVKGAKRGTNAVRISTYSAPELDDDYSVVTPATPERFPPEYSLGEEMTVDVKSGDNTFDFDIQADKEEYPPPPE; the protein is encoded by the coding sequence ATGAGAAAACGGTACTCCAATGGGATGGCCGTAATGATCATCTCGGCACTGGTCTCCACCATGGGGTGCCTAGGTTCCGGTTCCGATCACGGTCACGTGACCGGTGTCGTGACGATCAATGGATCGCCCGTGGAAGGTGCCACCGTAACCTTCTCGCCCGAAGGTGGAGGACGTTCGGCGATCGCGACGACCCAGGCTGATGGATCTTACGAATTGAATTACACGCCGGGCGTCAAAGGTGCCAAGCGAGGTACCAACGCGGTTCGCATTTCGACCTACTCAGCTCCGGAATTGGATGACGACTACAGCGTGGTGACACCGGCCACCCCGGAACGCTTTCCGCCAGAGTACAGCCTGGGAGAGGAAATGACCGTTGATGTAAAGTCGGGGGATAACACCTTCGACTTTGACATCCAAGCGGACAAAGAGGAGTATCCGCCTCCGCCGGAGTAG
- a CDS encoding DUF1559 family PulG-like putative transporter, with protein sequence MVPRARFERGFTLVELLVVIAIIGVLIALLLPAVQQAREAARRMQCTNNLKQIGIAMHNFHDTYGKLVPMSTEDWGNENTHGNWGWAVDLMPFLELGNTYDALNPTYGNNKNDFWPYQPGGGKNRLHNAVNNANLLAIMQKEVDAFMCPSTAGPVLNESKPIPYDSGNGDKYLARSDYIVVNDADNIDRRDCDGPFVWTRYDAPLTFAGITDGLSNTLFVGERCYTLGGELIGSGVVYGHAGNNEGGGAGAVTTGFFYVAGSGLLPINSTTGGSDNDHRQGFASNHPGGVNFVLGDGSVRFVPETIDHNTNNAANSTFEYLLQRNDGRPVGDY encoded by the coding sequence ATGGTCCCTCGTGCGCGGTTCGAGCGTGGTTTTACGCTAGTCGAACTCTTGGTTGTGATCGCCATCATCGGCGTTCTGATTGCTCTCTTATTACCTGCGGTGCAGCAAGCACGTGAAGCTGCTCGACGGATGCAGTGCACCAACAATCTGAAGCAGATTGGCATCGCGATGCACAACTTCCATGACACGTATGGAAAGCTTGTGCCGATGAGCACCGAAGACTGGGGTAACGAAAATACCCACGGTAACTGGGGCTGGGCAGTTGACCTGATGCCGTTCTTGGAACTGGGCAACACCTACGACGCGCTGAATCCAACCTATGGAAACAATAAGAATGACTTCTGGCCTTACCAGCCCGGTGGTGGAAAGAATCGCCTGCACAATGCGGTGAACAACGCGAACTTGTTGGCCATCATGCAGAAGGAAGTTGACGCATTCATGTGTCCATCGACGGCTGGTCCCGTTTTGAATGAGTCGAAGCCGATCCCCTACGACAGCGGCAATGGCGACAAGTACCTGGCGCGATCCGATTACATTGTCGTCAACGATGCCGACAACATCGATCGACGCGACTGTGATGGTCCATTTGTTTGGACGCGATACGACGCACCACTCACCTTTGCTGGAATTACCGACGGTCTGTCCAACACCCTTTTCGTGGGCGAGCGATGCTACACGCTCGGTGGCGAACTGATTGGTAGTGGCGTCGTGTATGGTCACGCCGGTAACAATGAAGGGGGCGGTGCAGGGGCCGTTACTACGGGCTTCTTCTATGTTGCGGGCAGCGGACTGTTGCCGATCAATTCGACCACGGGTGGTTCCGACAACGATCATCGTCAGGGTTTTGCCTCGAATCACCCAGGCGGCGTCAACTTCGTGTTAGGTGATGGTTCGGTGCGTTTCGTCCCCGAAACGATCGACCACAACACGAACAACGCGGCAAACAGCACGTTTGAATATCTCCTTCAACGTAACGATGGTCGACCTGTTGGCGACTACTAA